The Crassaminicella indica genomic interval AGTCCATGCTCCTGCTAAGAAAAATTCGACAGCATCTTGATAATTCATAATCCCTCCCATACCTATTATAGGAATATTCACAGCTTTTGAAACCTCATACACCATGCGAACTGCTACAGGCTTTACTGCTGGTCCTGATAGTCCTCCTATTCCTCTCGCAAGAATAGGTTTTTGTTTTTCAATATCAATTCCCATTCCAATCAATGTATTGATAAGCGAAAGACAATTCGCTCCTCCGCTTTCTGCTGAAGCTCCAATCTCTTTGATATCAGCTACATTTGGACTCAATTTGACAATCAAATATTTATCAGTGTTTTCTTTTACCTTCTTAGTTACTTTATACACCATATCAGGATCTCTTCCAAATGCTACTCCTCCTTCTTTTACATTTGGACAGGATATATTAAGCTCTAATGCATCTACAGCTGTATTAGATAGTTTTTCCGCTAGCTTACAATACTCATAAATAGTATTACCATTAATATTTGCAATAATTTTTGTATCATACGAAGACAAATATGGAAGCTCCTCTTTGATAAAATAATCTACACCAGGATTTTGAAGTCCTACACTATTAAGCATTCCCATAGGGGTTTCTACAACTCTAGGAGTAGGATTTCCCTGTCTTTCCTCAAGAGTAAGCCCCTTAACAGCAATTGCTCCTATTTTGTTTAAATCTATATATTCTCCATATTCTCTGCCAAATCCAAATGTTCCAGAAGCAACTGTCACAGGGTTATTCAGTACTAACCCATTTAAATCTACGCTCATGTCAATTTTATTCACCAAGCATCACCTCATCTCCCCAAAATACAGGTCCATCCTTGCAAGTTCTTACCTGCTTGACCCCATCTTCACTTTTCACCTTACAAGTGCATACCAAACACGCTCCTACCCCACAAGCCATTCTTTCTTCAATAGACAACTGCACCTTCACTTTATATTCTTTGGCTATTTTTTGGACTTTCTTTAGCATAACCTCTGGTCCACAGCTATATATAATATCTGCTCCATCATTTTCTAGCTTTGCTTTTAATAAATCAGTAACATACCCTTTATATCCCACACTCCCATCCTCTGTTGCAACATCTACGACTTTTACATATTTCTTAAAATCATCTACAAGATAAGGCATATCTTTATATCCTACTAATACAGTTACATCCTTTTCCTCTAAATTTTTTACCAATTCAAGAAGAGGAGCTGTACCAATTCCTCCACCAATAACAATAACCCTCTTTCCGTCATTCACAGTAAATCCATTTCCTAAAGGTCCTAATACATCGAGAATTTCTCCTTTTTTTCGATTACACAAAGAAACTGTTCCTTCTCCCGCTTTTCTTACTACGATACCTACTTTATCCTTTTCGGCATAACTAATACTAATAGGTCTTCTTAAAAGTAATGCATCAGAACACTTTATGTGTAAAAATTGTCCGGGTTTGATATTTCCAAGTCCATCTACTCTTTCCATTTCTATTTTATGAATACTCGGTGCAATCTCTATATTGTCAAGTATTTTACAATAACATCTATTTTTCACGCTTATCCCTCCTAGTAGTAGCATTTTCCATTTGCTATCAATACTTTATTAATAGCATCTCTCATCTTTAATGCTTCTGTCCTTGCAGCTTCACCATATTTTTCTTCAGTATAGCCTGCATTTTTATATGCAAATATAATTCCTCTTGATGAATTAATCACAGCCCCTAATCCATCTTCATTAAAGCAGTGAATAATATCCTCTGCTGTACCTCCTTGTGCTCCATATCCCGGTACAAGAAAATACGTTTTTGGCATTTTCTTTCTTAAAGATTTAGACTGCTCTTTATAAGTTGCCCCAACAACTGCTCCTATAGAAGAATATCCACATTTTCCTAGTGATTGCTTTCCTATTTCATCCACCAGCTCTGCCACAACTTCATATATTTTTTTTCCTGCTACTTCTAAATCCTGTAGCTGCCCAGATCCTTTATTAGAAGTTTTTACAAGTACAAACATACCTTTATCTTTTTCATTTATTTCTTTTATAAACGCTTCTAAAGTATCTCCACCCATATACGGATTTACTGTAATGCTATCTACAGCAAATGTCTCATGGATAACTCCTTCTATATTTACATTTCCCAAATGAGCATTGGAATAAGCCTCTGAAGTACTTCCAATATCTCCCCTCTTGATATCACCAATAACCACAAGCCCCTTTTCTTTTGCATA includes:
- the pyrF gene encoding orotidine-5'-phosphate decarboxylase, which translates into the protein MFIDELVKRIKEKKSNVVVGLDPRIESIPKIVKDQCFEKYGNTLKAVGKAILGFNKEIIDYVYDIVPAVKPQIAFYEQYGLEGLKAYIETCKYAKEKGLVVIGDIKRGDIGSTSEAYSNAHLGNVNIEGVIHETFAVDSITVNPYMGGDTLEAFIKEINEKDKGMFVLVKTSNKGSGQLQDLEVAGKKIYEVVAELVDEIGKQSLGKCGYSSIGAVVGATYKEQSKSLRKKMPKTYFLVPGYGAQGGTAEDIIHCFNEDGLGAVINSSRGIIFAYKNAGYTEEKYGEAARTEALKMRDAINKVLIANGKCYY
- a CDS encoding dihydroorotate dehydrogenase, which produces MVNKIDMSVDLNGLVLNNPVTVASGTFGFGREYGEYIDLNKIGAIAVKGLTLEERQGNPTPRVVETPMGMLNSVGLQNPGVDYFIKEELPYLSSYDTKIIANINGNTIYEYCKLAEKLSNTAVDALELNISCPNVKEGGVAFGRDPDMVYKVTKKVKENTDKYLIVKLSPNVADIKEIGASAESGGANCLSLINTLIGMGIDIEKQKPILARGIGGLSGPAVKPVAVRMVYEVSKAVNIPIIGMGGIMNYQDAVEFFLAGAWTVAVGTANFVNPMVSIEILEGIEEYLKRKGYSSIKALVGQLKF
- a CDS encoding dihydroorotate dehydrogenase electron transfer subunit, whose protein sequence is MKNRCYCKILDNIEIAPSIHKIEMERVDGLGNIKPGQFLHIKCSDALLLRRPISISYAEKDKVGIVVRKAGEGTVSLCNRKKGEILDVLGPLGNGFTVNDGKRVIVIGGGIGTAPLLELVKNLEEKDVTVLVGYKDMPYLVDDFKKYVKVVDVATEDGSVGYKGYVTDLLKAKLENDGADIIYSCGPEVMLKKVQKIAKEYKVKVQLSIEERMACGVGACLVCTCKVKSEDGVKQVRTCKDGPVFWGDEVMLGE